In the genome of Natronorubrum daqingense, the window GGTATACCTGCAGCCGATTCTGGTCGTACTCGATGGTCGTCACGTAGAGGTTCTGATTCCCGGCTTCGTTGAAGCTCAGTCCGGATTGATCGGCTGCCCACGGGTACAACTCCGTCGTCCGGTCGATCATGTCGGAGTGTGAGGCGTCTCCGAACTGATTCTCTCCGTCGGCGTCGCGATTGTCGAAGCGCGTCGTTTCGGTGACGTACGTATCGCCGTCGATGGCCGAGACGCTGTAGCCGTCTTCGGCGGTTTGAATCTGCACGTCGAGTGCGCCGTCTGTGTCGGTCGACTGACTCGCCTGATCGAGGAGCGATCGAAGCGACGTCTGCTGGAGCTCGAGTACCGTTTCGTCCGCTCGAACCTGCTGACGGGAGAGGGCGTATCCCGGAATCGCGTCCGTTCGCTCACCATCCAGTTCGTTTAACGCGTCGTAGAGCACCTGCGATTCGTGGTAGTTTCGCAACAGGGTGTGGATCAATTCGGTGTCTGAAACCTCGCCATCAGCGTGTTCGCGGACGGCGTCGCGCTCGCGCTCTTCGATCACGTCGGTTTGGTCTTCGATCTTATCGACGGCGGCACTGACCATCTGCTCTCGGTCGTCGTTGCTGGCCGAATCGAACTCGCTGTCGACGAGGGTGTACTGCTCTTGATCGATTCGCAACTCGTCGTCGACCGATGCGAGAGCGACACCGAGATCGGGGCCGTACGTGGTATACTCGGTTCTGACCTCGTCACGGGTGTCGCCTGTCGGCTGAAGTCGATTCGTCGTATTCTCCGCTTCGACTGGTTCCGTCGACGCGTGCTGGAGGGTCGATGGCTGGAACTCTGGTTGTGGGGCGTCGTGTGTCGCGGCGTTCGCTTCCGGACCCGCTATGACGGGCATCGCGAGAAGCGACGTCACGAGCAACACCGCGAGGAAAGCCGGTGTCGCGCTATTCATCGAGCCACCGTTTAGGCTCCTGATACAAAAACGAGTCGCACCGTCGTTCGTCTCGACCGGTAACTAATTTTGACTGTCACGCTATTTTCCATCGATCGGGAGACGTTATTTTCCGATGGAAAGTGTTTTTTCCCCGGGGAAACCACCGGTTGGTACGCATGCGGGTATCCACTGCCGTTACGATTGGCCTCACCGTCCTTCTCTTTACGTCGACCATCGGTGTGGTTGCCGGGATGCCATCAGCGTCCGCAACTGCTGATGAACCGGTGGATGCCTCTCAGAATCTCGGCGGTACTCACGTCGCACTCGAGTCCGAAGATTCGTCCGCGACGCCTTCATCTCCGATCGCCGAACGCTCAGAATCACTGACGACTATCGACCCGCCAGATGATTCCGATGCGAGACAGGTACTGCGGGTCAACATGGACGCAGGCGGGAATGCCCACTGGACGATCGAGAGTCGGTTCATCCTGACAGACGAGGAAGATATCGAGGACTTCGAGGAGTGGGCCGACGAGGTCACGAGCTCTCATCAGAACACTATCGTCGACCCCGGGTTGTTCGAAGACCGTGCAGCGGGTGCGTCGGAAGAGACCGACCGTTCCATGGAAATTCAGGACCCCGGTTGGGAGGACCAGACGGTCGAACCCGCTGAAGATGTCGGCGATATCGACGAAGACGAACTCGACCTCGAGGACGACGTGGACGCTGAAGACGTACACGTCGGCGTCATTTCCTACTCGTTCGTCTGGAGTAATTTCGCAGCAGTCGACGACGACGATCAGATTCACGTCGGTGACGCGTTCCAGACCGAAGACGGCACCTGGCTCTCGCTGACCGAGAACCAACGACTCGTCCTCGAACCGCCGGAAGACTACGCACTCGGCACCGACACGTCTACCCAACTCGAGTGGGAGGGACCACACGAGTTCTCCGAACAGGACATCGACGTCGTCTTCGTCCACAGCGGCGGAATCGTGCCGCCCGCACTCGGGACGATACTCTGGGCGCTCGCGGGAATCGGTGTCGTGGTCGCGGTCGGTACCATCGGCTACCTCTACGTGCAACGAAATACGACTATCGAGCTTCCATCACCGCTCGAGCGCGCCCCAGCGTCCATGGCCGCGCTCGGCTTCCCGGGTATGGCCGCCAAAGTTCGATCGCTGGTTGACAGTGACGAATCCGGACACCCAGAGGATGAACCGACGCATTCGGCCGATTCCCCTCGAGAGGAATCGGCTGGCTCACATCCCGCCGCAACTGACGGCCCACGTGACATGGGGACTCACCTCGAGTTCGAAGAGGAAGCCGCTGGGGTCGATCCGGAGTTGTTGAGTGACGAAGAGCGCGTCTTGCAAATGATCTCTCAGAACGGCGGCCGAATGAAGCAAGCGACGATCGTCAACGAGACCGGCTGGTCGAACGCCAAGGTTTCACAACTCCTCTCCAAGATGGACGACGAGGACGACATCGAAAAGCTCCGAATCGGTCGGGAGAACCTTATCACGCTCCCCGAAGTCGATCCCACCGAACTCGAGTGACGCCTGCAGCCGAATACACACGTTTTCAAATCTCGTCGTTTTCCGGTGGATTCGCTCGCGTCACTCGCTCACCGCTCTTCTGCTCGCGCGCAGAGCGCCCGTTCGCATGGTCAGCGGGGCCGACGGTCCCACTCGACTCGAAAAACTTCCTCCAAAAACCTCGACCAAAAAAGTCCGCTCGTTCACGCTGTTCGCTCGCGGTCCGTTACACTAGCGGCGTCCGCTCGACGACTTGACACACGGACCTTTTTCTCGTCAGGTTCGCTCGCTCACCCTCCTCGAAAAATCTCCTCCAAAAACGCTCGCTTCGCACTCCGTGGCTTCGCTCGCGCAGATTACACTAGCGGCGTCCGCTCGACGACTTGCCCATCGTACGTCGGATACCGCGTCGCGACCTTTTTCTCGTCGGGTTCGTTCCCTTCGGTCACTCACCCTCCTCCAAAAACCTCGAGCAAAAAAGCCCG includes:
- a CDS encoding DUF7096 domain-containing protein; amino-acid sequence: MNSATPAFLAVLLVTSLLAMPVIAGPEANAATHDAPQPEFQPSTLQHASTEPVEAENTTNRLQPTGDTRDEVRTEYTTYGPDLGVALASVDDELRIDQEQYTLVDSEFDSASNDDREQMVSAAVDKIEDQTDVIEERERDAVREHADGEVSDTELIHTLLRNYHESQVLYDALNELDGERTDAIPGYALSRQQVRADETVLELQQTSLRSLLDQASQSTDTDGALDVQIQTAEDGYSVSAIDGDTYVTETTRFDNRDADGENQFGDASHSDMIDRTTELYPWAADQSGLSFNEAGNQNLYVTTIEYDQNRLQVYLDGATNEITRESQEHTLESLPEENNESWENDDLEVMQTETPVNGPSELTVTDSVSGDPVSATIEVDGTEVGETDDDGTVWFLPPGDEYELTAETDSREITETVSPD
- a CDS encoding helix-turn-helix transcriptional regulator, translating into MRVSTAVTIGLTVLLFTSTIGVVAGMPSASATADEPVDASQNLGGTHVALESEDSSATPSSPIAERSESLTTIDPPDDSDARQVLRVNMDAGGNAHWTIESRFILTDEEDIEDFEEWADEVTSSHQNTIVDPGLFEDRAAGASEETDRSMEIQDPGWEDQTVEPAEDVGDIDEDELDLEDDVDAEDVHVGVISYSFVWSNFAAVDDDDQIHVGDAFQTEDGTWLSLTENQRLVLEPPEDYALGTDTSTQLEWEGPHEFSEQDIDVVFVHSGGIVPPALGTILWALAGIGVVVAVGTIGYLYVQRNTTIELPSPLERAPASMAALGFPGMAAKVRSLVDSDESGHPEDEPTHSADSPREESAGSHPAATDGPRDMGTHLEFEEEAAGVDPELLSDEERVLQMISQNGGRMKQATIVNETGWSNAKVSQLLSKMDDEDDIEKLRIGRENLITLPEVDPTELE